The genomic region TGCATTGCGAGGCTTCGGCCAGTTTTTTAGGGAAATCGCGCCAGAGTTGCACGCATCCTAACGAATCGTGTAAAAAGACCAATGTCGGTTTGTCTGGATACTTCTTTTGAAAATAAATATAAAGTGTTTTTCCGTTTATAGAAAGTTGTGTTTCGATCGTATTCTGATACATAAAAAGTAAGCTGAAAATTGAATAATCTAGAATTTCCCTTCCATATCCTGAAAAGCCCATTGCGCCATCGCTTCAATCACCGGTAATAAACCAACACCCGCATTGCTCAGTCTGTAGGTGACAAAAGGGGGGACAACCGGTTTGGCCTCGCGGATTACCAGATTGTCGGCTTCCAGTTGTTTTAAATGCTGGATGAGCATTTTTTCGGTAATGGCTGGAATAGCCCTCTTCAATTCACTATAACGTTTGTCGCCTTTGGAAAGATGATACAGAATAATCGGTTTCCAATAACCGCCTATTCGTTCCATAACATAACTCACCGGGCATTGTTCCAAGGCATATCGTTTGTTTTCCTGTATGGTTGAAGTTTCTTTAATCGCTGTCATGATACATACTTTAGGGTAAGTACTTGTGTAAAAGTAAGTACAAATATACCTTTGTCCTGTCAAATTAAAAAACAATTCACATGAAAATAACAATCTCAGGTTCTTTAGGGAACATCGGAAAACCGTTAACCACAAAATTAGTAGCCGCGGGACATCACGTAACGGTTATCAGTAGCACAGCCGACAGACAACAAGCAATTGCCGATTTAGGCGCTGTAGCGGCCATCGGGTCGGTAAGTGATGCCAATTTCTTAAAAAAAGTATTTACCGGCGCAGATGCCGTTTTTGTCATGACACCACCCAATATGGGCGGAGCCAATATCATTGCCAATACAACCGAAGCCGGTAAAGCTTTTGCAGCTGCGATTACCGCATCGGGCGTAAAACGCGTAGTGATGTTGAGTAGTATTGGTGGGGATTTGCCAACCGGAAACGGACCAATCGCGGGATTACATAACATCGAGAAAATCTACAACGAATTGGAATCGGTTTCCGTAACCTTTTTGCGTGCCGGTTTGTTCTTTACCAATTTTTACAACGATGTGCCATTGATCAAAGGAATGGGAATTATGGGCGCGAATTATCCGGGTGCTATTCGTGTGCCGTTTGTATATCCGGGTGATATCGCAACCGCTGCTGCCGAGGAATTGCAAAAAAACAGTACCGGTAAAAATGTCCGCTATATTGTGAGTGATGTCCGTACGCCAAATGAAGCAGCTCAGGTGCTGGGTACTGCGATTGGAAATCCGGAATTGCCTTGGGTTGAATTTACAGACGAACAGGCTTTACAGGGAATGCAACAAGCCGGACTTCCGGAAGAGGTGGCGCAATTGTATGCCGAAATGGGTTCTGGTTTCCGAAATGGAACGATTCCGGCCGATTTCGAACACAATGGTTCGCCGGTAGACGGGCAAACGAAACTGGAAGATTTTGCGAAGATTTTTGCTGCCGGTTTCTAAGAATAACGAAATCGGAATGAACAGACCTGACAAGTTTTTAAAACGGGTCAGGTCTTGTTTTTACAATTCTGTTGTTCAATTTTTATGAAAGATATTTAACAAATATTTTGTTTATTTTTTGGATTATCGCATCAATCGCTTTGTAACTTTACAAAACCTTAAATATAATTTGATTATGGCGGTGACAAAAAGAACCAACGGAAAAAAAGAATCCGTTACAGAAGATACGATTATTACCAATTATATGAACCAGGTTCTCGAAAAACACCAGGAACCGGTGAGTGTGTTTCTATTTTGCAAAGAAAATAAAATTGACGAAACCACATTTTACAGTTTTTTTACTTCATTGGATGGAATCCGGGAAACGATCTGGATCAAGCTGTTCGAGAATGCGGTGACAAGTCTTAAAAACGATGAGGCTTTTGCAACCTATTCCAACCGGAATAAATTACTGGCGTTGTACTTTACTTTTTTTGAAATCCTGACGTTAAACAGAAGTTATGTCTACTTTGTACTAAAGGAAAACGAAAAGGGTTTACATAATCTGAAACAACTGCGTAAACTCCGCAATCGATTTAAAAAGTTCCTTAAGGAAGAAATACAGGCTCAGTTTGCCGATAAACATGAAAAAATCGATAAGGTGGCCAAACCGATATTGACGGAAGCCGCCTGGGTACAATTTCTATTTATCCTGAAGTTTTGGATAGACGATACATCGGTTGGTTTCGAAAAAACGGATATCATGATCGAAAAAGCAGTAAAAGCTGCATTCGATGTATTGGATACAACACCCTTGGAAAGCCTTTTTGATCTCGGCAAGTTTGTCTGGAAAGAAAGATTTAACTAGATCCTTCCTAAAAATCGTTTGACCCTATGAAAACACTCAATAAAATCCCGACAAACAAAATGGAACGGGCAGGAGCCCTCGTCAAAACTGGTTTGAAAGTGGGCGGAAATTATCTGGCTTATTATGGCGAAAAAATGGTAAATCCGACACTGTCTAAAGACAAACTCAACGAAAATAATGCAGAGGATATTTACGACGGATTGAAAAATCTGAAGGGAAGTGCGTTAAAAGTAGCGCAAATGCTCAGCATGGAAAAAAACATCATGCCGAAAGCGTATGTGGAAAAGTTTTCACTGGCACAATTTTCCGTTCCGCCATTATCGGCGCCGTTGGTTCGCAAAACCTTTAAAAAATATCAGGGCGAATATCCGGAAACCTTATACGATACTTTTACGCCCGATTCGGTAAATGCGGCAAGCATCGGTCAGGTGCATAAGGCGACCAAAAACGGAAAAAAACTGGCTGTGAAAATCCAGTATCCCGGAGTTGCCGACAGTATTAGTTCGGATTTGGCTATTGTCAAACCATTTGCCATTAAAATGTTTAACCTGCAAGGAAAGGACTCGGATAAATATTTTAAGGAAGTAGAACAAAAATTGCTCGAAGAAACCGATTACAAATTGGAATTAAAACAGGGAATGGCCATTGCCAAAGCCTGTGCTGCTATAGAAAACCTGAAATTTCCGGGTTATTATCCGGAATGGTCGTCCGAAAAAATCATCACGATGGATTGGATGGATGGACAACATTTATCGGAGTTCGCTGCGAGTAATACCGAT from Flavobacterium sp. WV_118_3 harbors:
- a CDS encoding helix-turn-helix domain-containing protein; translation: MTAIKETSTIQENKRYALEQCPVSYVMERIGGYWKPIILYHLSKGDKRYSELKRAIPAITEKMLIQHLKQLEADNLVIREAKPVVPPFVTYRLSNAGVGLLPVIEAMAQWAFQDMEGKF
- a CDS encoding NAD(P)H-binding protein; this encodes MKITISGSLGNIGKPLTTKLVAAGHHVTVISSTADRQQAIADLGAVAAIGSVSDANFLKKVFTGADAVFVMTPPNMGGANIIANTTEAGKAFAAAITASGVKRVVMLSSIGGDLPTGNGPIAGLHNIEKIYNELESVSVTFLRAGLFFTNFYNDVPLIKGMGIMGANYPGAIRVPFVYPGDIATAAAEELQKNSTGKNVRYIVSDVRTPNEAAQVLGTAIGNPELPWVEFTDEQALQGMQQAGLPEEVAQLYAEMGSGFRNGTIPADFEHNGSPVDGQTKLEDFAKIFAAGF
- a CDS encoding TetR family transcriptional regulator C-terminal domain-containing protein, with the translated sequence MAVTKRTNGKKESVTEDTIITNYMNQVLEKHQEPVSVFLFCKENKIDETTFYSFFTSLDGIRETIWIKLFENAVTSLKNDEAFATYSNRNKLLALYFTFFEILTLNRSYVYFVLKENEKGLHNLKQLRKLRNRFKKFLKEEIQAQFADKHEKIDKVAKPILTEAAWVQFLFILKFWIDDTSVGFEKTDIMIEKAVKAAFDVLDTTPLESLFDLGKFVWKERFN
- a CDS encoding AarF/UbiB family protein translates to MKTLNKIPTNKMERAGALVKTGLKVGGNYLAYYGEKMVNPTLSKDKLNENNAEDIYDGLKNLKGSALKVAQMLSMEKNIMPKAYVEKFSLAQFSVPPLSAPLVRKTFKKYQGEYPETLYDTFTPDSVNAASIGQVHKATKNGKKLAVKIQYPGVADSISSDLAIVKPFAIKMFNLQGKDSDKYFKEVEQKLLEETDYKLELKQGMAIAKACAAIENLKFPGYYPEWSSEKIITMDWMDGQHLSEFAASNTDPQKGDRIGQALWDFYMFQMHTLKQVHADPHPGNFLVDTEANLIAIDFGCIKQVPEDFYIPYFELARPEVINHPVLFREKLFELEILRPDDTPDEIAYFSELFHQLLSLFTQPFHGDYFDFSNADFFENIAKMGEAFSKDTQLRKMNGNRGSKHFLYINRTFFGLYNLLHDLKARIDTRNFEKYQIS